In Candidatus Obscuribacterales bacterium, the sequence CCTCTCTCGTTCTCACCTCATTCGAACCCTAGTTTAGAAAAAAGGTTCACAAGTCTGGAGGGTGAACATATGAATCCATCTTCCTCGTTGAGCATCATGGAACAAATGAAACGCGATCGCTTCGAGCTACTCAGTGCGTATTTAGATGGGGAGGTGACGTCGGAAGAACGTCATCAGGTTGAAACTTGGCTAGCCCATGATCCTCAAGTTCAACGCCTACATCAGCGCCTGCTATCCCTGCGCCAAGGTTTTGGGGCGATGCCCATGCCCTCAGCAGACTACAGTGCCGACCAGCTTGTTCAGGGTGTTTTCCAAACCCTGGAACGTCGCAAGCGTCGTCGTCTGGGCTGGGGTGGAGCGGCGATCGCTGCTATGGCCGTTGGCGTTGTGTCATGGCTCGTCCCTGGTACGTTTACGCCATCGCCACAGTTGGCTACCTTACCAGACTCGAACTCTGCCGGTATGATCGTCCCGGATGATGCCTTGATGATTGCCCTCGATCAGCCGATCGTGGACATTCCTGTACTACCGACCTCTCCCCATCCGAAGGGCGATAAGCAAGAGATCTATTAAAGATCCTGCGCCTCAGGTAGAGGCTTGAGTCTGACAACAGCGCGTGAAGCGATCGCATCTATGGGGGGAGAGCTGCTTAGCTGTTCCCCTATTGCGCTAGGCTACTGGTGTCCGGGGCTAGGTGGCTAGGGAATCAGCGTCGCTTGATACTCCAGTTCTGCCGTGCGTGCTTTGGTGAGGCGTGTTAGACAATCATTCAGATAGGCTGAATATCCGGTGCCATCGATCGCTTCTCGTACTTCAAAGGTACAGTGGGCATCCCGGTAGTCAATCCAAGCTAGGGCTGCATCGGTTAGTTTTTCTTGGGCGGCGGGGCTGAGCTGTGCCTTCCAGTCTTGATAGACACGGTTCAGCTTGGTATCCACCTCGTCATACTGCTCTTGAGCACAGTAGTTATACTC encodes:
- a CDS encoding lysozyme inhibitor LprI family protein, whose translation is MKQQHVAWVTGVAIALGVPFIGYSAQTLQAQSPNVNCQAPQGTPEYNYCAQEQYDEVDTKLNRVYQDWKAQLSPAAQEKLTDAALAWIDYRDAHCTFEVREAIDGTGYSAYLNDCLTRLTKARTAELEYQATLIP